A window of Jannaschia sp. M317 contains these coding sequences:
- a CDS encoding dihydrodipicolinate synthase family protein has protein sequence MPVARPCVDGVHTVLYALFSGDGTLDTGAMRAQVQAVRDSGVKGITVLGLATEVQKLSPAEQRHLIEIVAPETGDLPLSVTLTGGSVTAQREMARVALDHGARWLILQPPAVGTYPGATYLEFFLAVAEGFDLRVAVQNAPQYLGRGLSRDDILLLRDRNPNFDVIKAEAPSVDLARLAQAAGDRIDILNGRGGLELLDCLRAGACGFILAPDIADRAQQAMTLWQAGRTQEAEAEYAAILPAITFCMQSIEHLICYGKRLFAARAGLTIHDRAPAQIPTDFGLAAVDRYARVLGPI, from the coding sequence ATGCCGGTCGCACGCCCCTGTGTCGATGGCGTGCATACGGTTCTCTATGCGCTGTTCTCCGGGGATGGCACGCTGGACACGGGTGCGATGCGCGCGCAGGTGCAGGCCGTGCGGGACAGTGGCGTCAAGGGGATTACGGTCCTGGGCCTTGCCACCGAAGTGCAGAAACTGTCGCCCGCCGAGCAGCGTCACCTGATCGAGATCGTCGCCCCCGAAACAGGCGACCTGCCGCTGTCTGTCACCCTCACCGGGGGCAGCGTCACCGCCCAGCGAGAGATGGCGCGCGTTGCGCTCGACCACGGGGCGCGCTGGCTGATCCTGCAACCTCCTGCTGTCGGCACCTATCCAGGTGCGACCTACCTGGAATTCTTTTTGGCCGTGGCCGAGGGCTTCGACCTGCGCGTCGCCGTTCAAAATGCGCCGCAATACCTGGGCCGGGGTCTCAGCCGGGACGACATCCTGCTCTTGCGTGACAGGAATCCGAATTTCGACGTGATCAAGGCCGAGGCACCCTCCGTCGATCTGGCCCGCCTGGCCCAGGCGGCAGGCGACCGTATCGACATCCTGAACGGGCGCGGCGGGCTGGAGCTGCTGGACTGTCTGCGCGCGGGGGCCTGCGGGTTCATCCTGGCCCCCGACATCGCCGACCGGGCGCAGCAGGCCATGACCCTTTGGCAAGCGGGCCGGACGCAGGAGGCAGAGGCCGAATACGCCGCGATCCTTCCCGCCATCACCTTTTGCATGCAGTCGATCGAACATCTTATCTGTTACGGCAAACGCCTGTTCGCCGCGCGCGCGGGACTGACCATTCACGACCGGGCCCCGGCGCAGATCCCGACCGACTTTGGCCTCGCGGCGGTGGACCGCTATGCCCGCGTTCTGGGCCCGATCTGA
- the der gene encoding ribosome biogenesis GTPase Der codes for MFTLAIVGRPNVGKSTLFNRLVGKRLALVDDQPGVTRDLREGAARLGDLKFTVVDTAGLEQATDDSLQGRMRRLTERAVDVADAALFVIDARVGVTPADEIFADILRRKGHPVLVAANKAEGRLGEAGMFEAFSLGLGEPVGISAEHGEGMADLAALLRPLIEAKAEEPSEEAEAEVEIDEDDLGEEADWAPTAKRPLKIAVVGRPNAGKSTLINQIIKEDRLLTGPEAGITRDSIALTFDWEGTPTRIFDTAGMRKRAKITEKLEKLSVSDGLRAVKFAEVVVVLLDTDSSFEQQDLRIADLASREGRAVVVAVNKWDLEENRQEKLAELKEAFERLLPQLRGAPLVTVSAKTGRGMERLREAILKAHEVWNRRIPTAQLNRWLTGMLEQHPPPAPQGRRIKMRYMTQVKTRPPGFVVMCSHPDSIPDSYTRYLVNGLREDFDMPGTPIRLHMRGQGDANPYKGKKRIQASRLRKHTDGRRPD; via the coding sequence ATGTTCACGCTCGCCATTGTTGGCCGACCCAATGTCGGCAAATCCACCCTGTTCAACCGTCTGGTTGGCAAACGCCTGGCGTTGGTCGACGACCAGCCGGGCGTGACCCGCGACCTGCGCGAGGGGGCCGCACGTCTGGGCGACCTGAAGTTCACCGTGGTCGATACCGCCGGTCTGGAACAGGCGACCGACGATTCCCTGCAGGGCCGGATGCGCCGACTGACCGAACGGGCCGTCGACGTGGCGGACGCCGCGCTTTTCGTGATCGACGCGCGGGTGGGCGTGACCCCCGCCGATGAGATCTTTGCCGATATCCTGCGTCGCAAGGGCCACCCGGTCCTTGTCGCCGCCAACAAGGCCGAGGGCCGCCTGGGCGAGGCCGGCATGTTCGAGGCCTTTTCGCTGGGTCTGGGCGAGCCGGTCGGCATCTCCGCCGAGCACGGCGAAGGCATGGCCGACCTGGCCGCCTTGCTGCGCCCCCTGATCGAAGCCAAGGCCGAGGAGCCCAGCGAAGAGGCCGAGGCCGAAGTCGAGATCGACGAGGACGACCTGGGGGAGGAGGCCGACTGGGCCCCGACGGCCAAGCGTCCGCTGAAGATTGCCGTCGTGGGGCGCCCCAACGCGGGCAAGTCCACGCTGATCAACCAGATCATCAAGGAAGACCGGCTGCTGACCGGGCCAGAGGCCGGGATCACCCGCGATTCCATCGCGCTGACCTTCGACTGGGAAGGCACGCCGACCCGCATTTTCGACACGGCCGGCATGCGCAAGCGCGCCAAGATCACCGAAAAGCTGGAAAAACTGTCGGTTTCCGATGGACTGCGGGCGGTGAAATTCGCCGAGGTCGTGGTTGTTCTGCTCGACACCGACAGTTCCTTTGAACAGCAGGACCTGCGCATCGCCGACCTCGCGTCCCGCGAGGGGCGGGCCGTGGTGGTCGCTGTCAACAAGTGGGACCTGGAAGAGAACCGCCAGGAAAAGCTGGCCGAACTCAAGGAAGCGTTCGAGCGTTTGCTGCCGCAGCTGCGCGGTGCGCCTCTGGTCACGGTTTCCGCCAAGACCGGCCGCGGGATGGAGCGCCTGCGCGAGGCCATCCTGAAGGCGCACGAGGTCTGGAACCGCCGCATTCCGACGGCCCAGCTGAACCGCTGGCTGACCGGAATGCTGGAACAGCACCCGCCCCCCGCACCGCAGGGGCGCCGCATCAAGATGCGCTACATGACCCAGGTAAAGACCCGTCCGCCCGGGTTCGTCGTGATGTGTTCTCACCCCGATTCGATCCCCGACAGCTATACGCGCTATCTGGTGAACGGCCTGCGCGAAGATTTCGACATGCCGGGCACTCCGATCCGTCTGCACATGCGCGGGCAGGGCGATGCGAACCCCTACAAGGGCAAAAAGCGGATTCAGGCCTCGCGCCTGCGCAAGCATACGGATGGCCGCCGCCCGGATTGA
- a CDS encoding Flp family type IVb pilin: protein MVARFRQSESGAVTVDWVVLTAAVVGLGLAIVGLFSSGFTNQTTSIQTGINGTTVKTSF from the coding sequence ATGGTAGCAAGGTTCAGACAGTCCGAATCCGGGGCCGTCACGGTTGATTGGGTGGTTCTGACGGCTGCGGTCGTCGGACTGGGGCTGGCGATCGTGGGGCTGTTTTCCAGCGGCTTCACCAATCAGACCACGTCCATTCAGACAGGCATCAACGGCACGACCGTCAAGACAAGCTTCTGA
- the grxD gene encoding Grx4 family monothiol glutaredoxin: MTDAKTQIDEMVKGTDVVLFMKGTKSMPQCGFSAKVAGVLNYMGVEYSDVNVLADDGVRQGIKDYSDWPTIPQLYVKGEFVGGCDIITEMTLSGELDTMLAENGVGFDKDAADKIREANA; the protein is encoded by the coding sequence ATGACCGACGCCAAGACGCAGATCGACGAAATGGTGAAGGGCACCGATGTGGTGCTGTTCATGAAGGGCACGAAATCCATGCCGCAGTGCGGATTTTCCGCCAAGGTGGCCGGCGTCCTGAACTACATGGGGGTCGAGTATTCGGACGTGAACGTGCTGGCCGATGATGGCGTGCGCCAGGGCATCAAGGATTACTCCGACTGGCCGACGATCCCCCAGCTTTATGTGAAGGGCGAATTCGTGGGCGGATGCGACATCATCACCGAAATGACCCTGTCGGGCGAATTGGACACGATGCTGGCCGAGAACGGCGTCGGGTTCGACAAGGACGCCGCAGACAAGATCCGCGAAGCCAACGCCTGA
- a CDS encoding BolA family transcriptional regulator produces the protein MAMQAQEIEDLIRETFPQAKITITDLAGDGNHYAAEVEDESFRGKSRVNQQRAVYAALKGKMDGAHGELHALALTTRVPG, from the coding sequence ATGGCGATGCAGGCACAGGAAATCGAGGATCTGATCCGCGAGACATTTCCGCAGGCAAAGATCACGATCACCGATCTGGCCGGTGACGGAAACCACTATGCCGCCGAGGTCGAGGACGAGAGTTTTCGCGGCAAGTCCCGCGTGAACCAGCAACGCGCCGTTTACGCCGCGCTCAAGGGCAAGATGGACGGTGCCCATGGTGAACTGCATGCGCTGGCCCTGACGACCCGCGTGCCGGGATGA
- the purL gene encoding phosphoribosylformylglycinamidine synthase subunit PurL, producing MASTPHSDPAITPDLIAAHGLSADEYDRILEIMGREPTFTELGIFSAMWNEHCSYKSSKKWLRTLPVDGPQVICGPGENAGVVDIGDGQAVVFKMESHNHPSYIEPYQGAATGVGGILRDVFTMGARPVAAMNALSFGEPAHPKTRQLVHGVVEGVGGYGNCFGVPTVGGEVRFDASYNGNCLVNAFAAGLADADAIFYSAASGVGRPVVYLGAKTGRDGVGGATMASAEFDDTIEEKRPTVQVGDPFTEKRLMEATLELMATGAVVSIQDMGAAGLTCSAVEMGDKGGLGIRLDLDRVPVREVAMTAYEMMLSESQERMLMVLDSAKEDVARAVFEKWDLDFAIVGETIAEDRFVIVHGGEVRADLPLSTLASSAPEYDRPWVETPPAAPLGDVPAIDAMAGLRSLIGSANYCARDWVVEQYDTQVMGDSVVLPGLDGGVIRVHGTPKALAFTSDVTPRYVKANPLQGGRQAVAEAYRNLIAKGARPLATTDNLNFGNPEKPEIMGQFVKALEGIGEACTALDMPIVSGNVSLYNETDGTGIDPTPTIGAVGLIEDLDDRIAGAIQPGMIALLLGGEGTHLGQSALLAEHLGWRSGDAPAVDLTAERAHGDFILDNRAWITACTDLSDGGLALAAFSLAEAQGMGVTLDVSGTEALFGEDQARYLLAVTFDCAEALMVAAGQAGVPLVMVGQFGGDMVKLGASSAPLAELSNIYRGRFAEIFA from the coding sequence ATGGCATCCACGCCCCATTCCGATCCCGCCATCACCCCCGACCTGATTGCGGCCCATGGCCTGTCGGCTGACGAATACGACCGCATCCTGGAAATCATGGGCCGCGAACCGACGTTCACCGAACTCGGCATCTTTTCGGCGATGTGGAACGAACACTGTTCTTACAAGTCGTCGAAAAAGTGGCTGCGCACCCTGCCGGTCGATGGGCCTCAGGTGATCTGCGGCCCCGGTGAAAACGCGGGCGTGGTGGATATCGGCGATGGCCAGGCCGTCGTCTTCAAGATGGAAAGCCACAACCACCCCTCGTATATCGAGCCCTATCAGGGGGCCGCGACCGGCGTGGGCGGCATCCTGCGCGATGTGTTCACCATGGGCGCCCGGCCCGTGGCCGCGATGAACGCATTGTCGTTCGGCGAACCCGCGCACCCCAAGACGCGACAGTTGGTGCACGGCGTGGTCGAAGGTGTCGGCGGCTACGGCAATTGCTTTGGCGTGCCGACCGTAGGTGGCGAGGTCCGCTTTGACGCCAGCTACAACGGCAACTGTCTGGTGAATGCCTTTGCCGCAGGCCTGGCCGATGCCGATGCGATCTTTTACTCGGCGGCGTCGGGCGTCGGGCGTCCCGTGGTCTATCTGGGTGCCAAGACGGGCCGCGACGGCGTCGGCGGGGCCACCATGGCCAGCGCGGAATTCGACGACACCATCGAGGAGAAGCGCCCGACCGTGCAGGTCGGCGATCCCTTCACCGAAAAGCGCCTGATGGAAGCCACGTTGGAGCTGATGGCGACCGGCGCGGTCGTGTCGATCCAGGACATGGGGGCCGCGGGCCTGACCTGTTCGGCCGTTGAGATGGGCGACAAGGGCGGCCTTGGCATCCGGCTTGACCTGGACCGTGTGCCGGTCCGCGAAGTCGCCATGACCGCCTATGAGATGATGCTGTCCGAAAGCCAGGAACGTATGCTGATGGTGCTGGACAGCGCCAAGGAAGACGTGGCCCGCGCCGTGTTCGAGAAATGGGACCTGGATTTCGCCATCGTGGGCGAAACCATTGCCGAGGACCGTTTTGTGATCGTCCACGGCGGCGAGGTGCGCGCCGATCTGCCGCTGTCGACGCTGGCCTCTTCCGCCCCGGAATACGACCGCCCCTGGGTCGAAACGCCGCCTGCCGCCCCGCTGGGCGACGTCCCCGCAATCGACGCGATGGCGGGGCTTCGGTCCCTGATCGGCAGCGCCAACTATTGCGCCCGCGATTGGGTGGTGGAGCAGTATGACACGCAGGTCATGGGCGACTCGGTCGTCTTGCCGGGCCTCGACGGCGGTGTCATCCGCGTCCACGGGACCCCAAAGGCGCTGGCCTTCACCTCTGACGTGACCCCGCGCTACGTCAAGGCGAACCCGCTGCAAGGGGGGCGCCAGGCCGTGGCAGAGGCCTATCGCAACCTGATCGCCAAGGGCGCACGCCCGTTGGCGACGACCGACAACCTGAACTTTGGCAACCCCGAAAAGCCCGAGATCATGGGCCAGTTCGTCAAGGCGTTGGAAGGCATTGGCGAAGCCTGCACCGCGTTGGATATGCCGATCGTATCGGGCAACGTCTCGCTTTATAACGAAACCGATGGCACCGGGATCGACCCGACACCGACCATCGGCGCGGTGGGTCTGATCGAGGATCTGGACGATCGGATCGCGGGTGCCATTCAACCCGGCATGATCGCCCTGCTGCTGGGCGGCGAAGGCACGCATCTGGGACAATCGGCCCTGTTGGCCGAGCATCTGGGATGGCGGTCCGGCGATGCCCCCGCCGTGGATCTGACCGCCGAGCGGGCCCATGGCGATTTCATCCTGGACAACCGCGCCTGGATCACCGCCTGCACCGACCTCAGCGATGGCGGGCTGGCCCTGGCGGCCTTCTCCTTGGCCGAGGCACAGGGCATGGGCGTCACGCTGGACGTCTCGGGCACCGAGGCGTTGTTCGGAGAGGACCAGGCCCGCTATCTGCTGGCCGTGACCTTCGACTGCGCCGAGGCGCTGATGGTGGCGGCAGGCCAGGCGGGCGTGCCATTGGTCATGGTGGGCCAGTTCGGCGGCGACATGGTCAAGCTGGGCGCGTCCAGCGCGCCCTTGGCCGAGCTGTCGAATATCTATCGTGGCCGCTTCGCCGAGATCTTCGCCTAG
- a CDS encoding DUF1638 domain-containing protein produces the protein MIPDDTTLTQDGLTAKGTGRVLVVACGALAREVLAIRDMNGMDHLDLHCLPAILHNHPDRIAPAVEAALDERAGAYARAFVAYADCGTGGALSEVCARLGVEMIAGPHCYAFFDGLDRFAARDEIDAFYLTDFLARQFDAFVVRPLGLDRHPELRDMYFGNYRKLVYLAQTDDPDLTARAEAAATALGLSFERRATGYGELLPEIQRL, from the coding sequence ATGATCCCTGACGACACGACGCTGACCCAGGACGGGCTGACCGCGAAAGGCACGGGCCGCGTTCTGGTCGTCGCCTGCGGTGCCCTTGCACGAGAGGTTCTGGCCATTCGCGATATGAACGGCATGGATCATCTGGATCTGCATTGCCTGCCCGCCATTCTTCACAATCACCCTGATCGGATCGCCCCCGCCGTCGAGGCCGCTTTGGACGAACGCGCGGGTGCCTACGCCCGCGCCTTTGTCGCCTATGCCGATTGCGGCACCGGTGGCGCGCTGTCAGAGGTGTGCGCGCGGCTGGGCGTGGAGATGATCGCCGGGCCGCATTGCTATGCCTTTTTCGACGGTCTCGACCGGTTTGCCGCCCGCGACGAGATCGACGCCTTTTACCTGACCGATTTCCTCGCCCGGCAGTTCGACGCCTTTGTGGTCCGGCCTCTGGGCCTGGACCGACACCCGGAGCTGCGGGATATGTACTTTGGCAATTACAGGAAACTTGTCTATCTTGCACAGACCGATGACCCGGACCTGACCGCGCGGGCCGAGGCGGCCGCAACTGCGCTGGGCCTCTCATTTGAACGGCGGGCCACGGGATATGGCGAACTTCTGCCCGAAATACAGCGCCTTTGA
- a CDS encoding YbjQ family protein translates to MTDIIITTTDGVPGREIVATLGLVKGSTVRAKHVGSDIVASLRNLVGGEIKEYAALLTGSREQALDRMLSEARLLGADAVIGMRLETSTITQAASEVVAYGTAVRLK, encoded by the coding sequence ATGACCGACATCATCATCACCACGACCGACGGCGTTCCAGGGCGAGAGATCGTGGCGACCCTGGGCCTGGTCAAAGGCTCCACCGTGCGGGCCAAGCATGTGGGGTCGGACATCGTGGCGTCCTTGCGCAACCTGGTTGGCGGCGAGATCAAGGAATACGCGGCCCTGCTGACCGGATCGCGGGAACAAGCGCTTGACCGGATGCTGTCGGAGGCGCGGCTTCTGGGGGCGGATGCGGTGATCGGCATGCGGCTGGAAACCTCGACCATCACCCAGGCCGCGTCCGAAGTGGTCGCCTACGGCACCGCTGTGCGGCTGAAGTGA
- a CDS encoding glutathione S-transferase family protein: MTPVLHVSPNSIGLAVHAALEEAGATYEVVWLDLSKGQQTSADYLVLNPKGRVPALVTKDGILTEALALLDWVAQTHPEAGLMPTDPWQAAKVREMMAYLASTVHIAHAHKLRGHRWADDPATHDAMRAKVAENMAASAAYMQDRLHGDWVGPTFSVADVYLWTMMRWMEGDGVPLANYPALDAHSARVAARPAVARIAALHG, encoded by the coding sequence CGTGCACGCAGCCCTGGAAGAGGCGGGCGCGACCTATGAGGTGGTCTGGCTCGACCTGTCCAAGGGACAGCAGACCAGCGCCGATTATCTGGTCCTGAACCCCAAGGGTCGCGTCCCGGCCCTGGTGACCAAGGACGGCATCCTGACCGAAGCGCTGGCCTTGCTGGACTGGGTCGCCCAGACCCATCCAGAGGCCGGGCTGATGCCGACCGATCCCTGGCAGGCCGCCAAGGTGCGCGAGATGATGGCCTATCTGGCCAGCACCGTTCATATCGCCCATGCGCACAAGTTGCGCGGTCACCGCTGGGCCGACGATCCCGCCACCCACGACGCCATGCGCGCCAAGGTGGCCGAGAACATGGCCGCCAGCGCGGCCTACATGCAGGACCGGTTGCACGGCGATTGGGTCGGGCCGACCTTTTCGGTCGCGGATGTCTACCTCTGGACGATGATGCGCTGGATGGAGGGCGATGGCGTGCCTTTGGCCAACTATCCTGCGCTTGACGCCCACAGCGCGCGCGTCGCCGCGCGTCCGGCGGTGGCGCGGATCGCGGCGCTTCACGGCTGA